A region of Arabidopsis thaliana chromosome 5, partial sequence DNA encodes the following proteins:
- a CDS encoding 2-oxoglutarate (2OG) and Fe(II)-dependent oxygenase superfamily protein, with translation MAIPRLSLLPNNEHNSDNYEDLELEFSSSVLRSLERYLPPEILTANREEKAKFMSDILHKYISREECAKAIRFKNYREWIMSNYQPRFRELYKLDPESLLLPCFRKAVRENTEESFRRIMFEPFPGVYVFKMFQPDFFQKLLVEVENMRKWLHEAKLMIRKPNNKSKYGVVLDDFGMDIMLKPLVEDFIFPICKVFFPQVCGTMFDTQHGFVIENCEDRDAELGFHVENSDITLNVCLSKQSEGGEILFTGTRCNKHLKAGPKPEEIFEYCHEPGQAILHLGCHSHGAKAAITSCSRANMILWCIK, from the exons ATGGCTATCCCGAGGCTGAGTCTTCTTCCTAACAACGAGCACAATTCTGATAACTACGAAGATCTGGAACTTGAATTTAGCTCTTCCGTATTAAGATCCCTAGAGAGGTACTTACCGCCGGAAATACTCACGGCgaatagagaagagaaggccaAATTCATGTCAGACATTTTGCACAAGTACATTTCCCGCGAAGAATGTGCCAAA GCTATACGGTTCAAGAACTATAGGGAGTGGATAATGTCCAATTATCAG CCACGTTTCAGGGAGTTGTATAAACTTGATCCCGAATCGTTATTGCTTCCGTGTTTCCGCAAGGCGGTCAGAGAAAACACCGAGGAAAGCTTCAGACGTATAATGTTTGAACCGTTTCCTGGTGTTTACgtctttaaaatgtttcagcCTGACTTCTTTCAGAAATTGCTTGTTGAG GTAGAGAATATGAGAAAGTGGCTTCATGAGGCAAAATTGATGATCAGGAAACCAAACAATAAGAGTAAATATGGTGTTGTGCTTGACGACTTTGGCATGGATATCATGCTTAAGCCACTCGTGGAGGATTTTATCTTTCCTATTTGCAAAG TATTCTTCCCTCAAGTGTGTGGAACAATGTTTGACACTCAACATGGATTCGTTATTGAAAATTGTGAAGATAGGGATGCTGAATTAG GCTTTCATGTGGAAAATTCAGACATTACATTGAATGTTTGTTTGAGTAAACAAAGTGAGGGAGGGGAAATATTATTCACAGGCACACGATGCAATAAACATTTGAAAGCAGGTCCAAAGCCAGAG GAAATTTTTGAGTACTGTCATGAACCGGGTCAAGCTATACTTCACCTTGGCTGCCACAGCCATGGTGCAAAAGCCGCCATAACATCTTGTAGTCGGGCCAATATGATTCTTTGGTGCATAAAGTAA
- a CDS encoding Sec23/Sec24 protein transport family protein (Sec23/Sec24 protein transport family protein; FUNCTIONS IN: transporter activity, zinc ion binding; INVOLVED IN: intracellular protein transport, transport, ER to Golgi vesicle-mediated transport; LOCATED IN: COPII vesicle coat; EXPRESSED IN: 23 plant structures; EXPRESSED DURING: 13 growth stages; CONTAINS InterPro DOMAIN/s: Sec23/Sec24, helical domain (InterPro:IPR006900), Sec23/Sec24 beta-sandwich (InterPro:IPR012990), Sec23/Sec24, trunk domain (InterPro:IPR006896), Zinc finger, Sec23/Sec24-type (InterPro:IPR006895), Gelsolin domain (InterPro:IPR007123); BEST Arabidopsis thaliana protein match is: Sec23/Sec24 protein transport family protein (TAIR:AT3G23660.1); Has 30201 Blast hits to 17322 proteins in 780 species: Archae - 12; Bacteria - 1396; Metazoa - 17338; Fungi - 3422; Plants - 5037; Viruses - 0; Other Eukaryotes - 2996 (source: NCBI BLink).) produces the protein MDFLELEAIEGLRWSWNSWPTTKSDCESLVVPLSIMYTPLMHFSELPTIPYDPLICSRCGAVLNPYARVDYQSRIWSCPFCFHKNLFPRSYSGITETNLPAELFPTYSAVEYSPLPSRQSGSNTTTPTAAASWSNGFNQGVRSMPSNSSFSSLASSTVGGGGGVISELGPAFVFVVDASMVEDELRAVRSDVLFVIEQLPENCLVALITFDSMVRVYDLGFSECSKVVVFHGERDLSPDQIQQFLGLGYSKQFHHGKMSAIRKQSFLLPLVECEFNLTSAFEEIIPLVDVKPGHRPHRSTGAAISTALGLLEGCSVTTGSRIMVFTSGPATRGPGIIVDSDLSNSIRTHRDIITGHVSYYDKSCGFYKKLAKRLCDSSVVLDVFACSLDQVGAAELRYAVEMSGGFLLLGETFESEQFKKCLRHIFIRDADGNLSMYFDVSLEVVTTKDMRICGALGPVVSLRQKNDIVSETEIGEGGTYMWKTSTVTNKTCVSFFFHVSNEQNRKPQPGSAFFIQFITRYRYGNGAMRKRVTTVARRWVAGKSPEISSSFDQETAASVMARLAINRAEECHARDVITWLDNGLIRFASRFGDYIQEDPSSFRLTPNFSLYPQFMFYLRRSQFLDVFNNSPDETGFFRLMLNREGVVNSIIMIQPTLLRYSFDGPPVPVLLDIRSVTPDVILLFDSYFYVVIHHGSKIAQWRKLEYHKDPSHETFRNLLEAPEIDAAQLVTDRIPMPRIVRCDQHGSQARFLLAKLNPSVTQKTDHTGGSDIVLTDDMSLQDFLEDLQSLAVKG, from the exons ATGGATTTCTTAGAGCTAGAAGCGATCGAAGGATTAAGATGGTCATGGAACTCATGGCCAACTACAAAATCCGATTGCGAATCTCTCGTTGTTCCATTAAGTATCATGTATACTCCATTGATGCACTTCTCTGAGCTTCCAACGATTCCTTATGATCCATTGATTTGTTCTCGTTGTGGAGCTGTGTTAAACCCTTACGCTCGTGTTGATTACCAATCTCGAATCTGGTCTTGtcccttttgttttcacaaaaaCCTTTTCCCTCGTTCTTACTCCGGAATCACTGAAACTAATCTCCCGGCGGAGCTTTTTCCGACTTATAGCGCCGTTGAATACTCTCCGCTACCGTCGCGTCAATCGGGTTCAAATACGACGACTCCGACGGCTGCTGCGAGTTGGAGTAATGGGTTTAATCAAGGGGTTAGATCAATGCCTTCGAATtcgtctttttcttctcttgcttcttctactgttggaggtggtggtggtgtgATTAGTGAGCTTGGACCTgcgtttgtgtttgttgttgatgcTTCTATGGTTGAGGATGAGTTAAGAGCTGTGCGGAgtgatgttttgtttgttattgaaCAGTTGCCTGAGAATTGCTTGGTGGCTTTGATTACTTTTGATTCTATGGTTAGGGTTTATGATTTGGGTTTCTCTGAATGCTCTAAAGTTGTTGTCTTTCATGGTGAACGTGACCTTTCTCCAGACCAG ATACAACAATTTCTCGGACTTGGATATTCTAAGCAGTTTCATCATGGAAAGATGTCAGCGATTCGAAAGCAAAGTTTCTTGCTTCCGTTGGTGGAATGTGAGTTTAACTTAACATCTGCGTTTGAAGAAATCATTCCCTTGGTTGATGTCAAACCAGGTCATCGGCCTCATAGGTCAACTGGTGCTGCGATCTCAACAGCATTAGGACTGCTCGAGGGATGTTCTGTAACCACTGGTTCTCGGATTATGGTTTTCACATCGGGGCCTGCTACAAGAGGCCCTGGGATCATCGTGGACTCTGATTTAAGTAATTCGATCAGAACTCACAGGGATATTATCACTGGTCACGTGTCTTATTACGATAAATCTTGCGGGTTTTACAAGAAACTAGCGAAGAGGCTCTGTGATTCGTCCGTTGTTCTCGATGTGTTCGCTTGCTCTCTTGACCAAGTTGGAGCAGCGGAACTGAGATACGCAGTGGAAATGTCTGGTGGATTTCTCTTACTGGGAGAGACATTTGAATCCGAGCAATTCAAAAAATGTCTGAGACATATATTCATCCGCGATGCAGATGGGAACCTGAGTATGTACTTTGATGTGTCTTTGGAAGTTGTGACGACTAAGGATATGAGAATCTGCGGCGCACTTGGTCCGGTTGTGTCGCTAAGACAGAAGAACGATATAGTGAGCGAAACAGAGATCGGTGAAGGCGGAACATATATGTGGAAAACGAGCACTGTCACGAATAAGACTTGtgtttcattcttctttcatGTGAGCAACGAACAGAATCGAAAACCGCAGCCAGGTTCTGCGTTCTTCATTCAGTTCATTACTCGGTATCGGTATGGAAATGGAGCAATGAGGAAACGGGTTACAACGGTTGCTAGGAGATGGGTTGCTGGTAAATCGCCAGAAATCTCGTCAAGTTTTGATCAAGAAACAGCTGCGTCAGTTATGGCGCGGCTTGCAATTAACCGAGCAGAGGAGTGTCACGCTAGAGACGTTATTACGTGGTTAGATAACGGTTTAATCCGGTTTGCTTCACGGTTTGGAGATTATATTCAAGAAGATCCATCTTCTTTCAGGTTGACTCCAAACTTCTCCCTTTATCCTCAGTTCATGTTCTATCTACGAAGATCACAGTTTCTTGACGTCTTCAACAATTCCCCGGATGAAACCGGTTTCTTCCGGTTAATGTTAAACCGGGAAGGAGTGGTAAACTCAATCATCATGATTCAACCAACGCTTCTCCGGTATTCATTCGACGGACCACCGGTTCCAGTCCTCCTCGATATCCGGTCAGTGACTCCAGACGTAATTTTGCTATTTGATTCATACTTCTACGTGGTTATCCACCATGGATCAAAAATCGCCCAATGGAGGAAACTTGAGTATCATAAAGATCCATCCCACGAGACTTTCCGGAACCTTCTGGAAGCACCGGAAATCGATGCAGCGCAGTTAGTAACTGATCGGATTCCAATGCCACGGATTGTACGGTGTGACCAGCACGGTAGTCAAGCTCGGTTTCTTCTTGCCAAGCTCAATCCTTCAGTAACTCAGAAAACAGATCATACCGGTGGTTCAGATATTGTTCTCACTGATGATATGAGTCTTCAAGATTTCCTAGAAGATTTGCAATCTCTGGCAGTGAAAGGCTAG
- a CDS encoding uncharacterized protein (unknown protein; EXPRESSED IN: 21 plant structures; EXPRESSED DURING: 13 growth stages.), whose product MLGLSYGELLLIVGATAALVGPKDLPIIARAGGRLFGRAIGYINMARGHLDGVMKQPQMQEISKEVQDLRAQVDAISHGARFSLFDSSPLTRRVDNQKTQEPSPSTTNGIVTSVNVEEKQKPVDHYTKAQEFSGSSSASVNLHAQATSFARLSETVNGKTHSLNSDSPVLPVSAEMAKLLPQRKESARGSDLMLEAVLEAEVAHKAKSFFAQAEKETPALKGKFFSDRKGEN is encoded by the exons ATGCTTGGGCTTTCTTACGGTGAGCTCTTACTCATCGTCGGCGCCACAGCTGCTCTTGTAG GACCCAAGGATCTTCCGATTATTGCTAGAGCAGGAGGAAGATTATTCGGACGAGCCATTGGTTACATCAATATGGCTCGTGGTCACTTGGATGGTGTCATGAAACAACCTCAGATGCAAGAG ATATCGAAAGAAGTTCAAGATTTACGAGCACAAGTAGATGCGATTAGCCATGGAGCAAGATTTTCTCTATTTGATTCTAGTCCTTTGACTCGAAGAGTGGATAACCAAAAAACTCAAGAACCTAGTCCAAGCACCACCAATG GGATTGTTACATCCGTTaatgttgaagaaaaacagaagcCTGTAGATCATTATACAAAG GCTCAAGAATTTAGTGGCTCGTCGTCAGCTTCTGTTAACCTGCACGCTCAAGCAACATCATTTGCACGATTATCTGAGACAGTCAATGGAAAAACTCACAGTCTAAACAGTGATTCACCTGTTCTTCCAGTATCAGCTGAGATGGCAAAGTTGCTTCCTCAACGCAAAG AGAGTGCAAGAGGATCTGATTTAATGTTAGAGGCGGTTCTTGAAGCGGAAGTAGCACACAAGGCGAAAAGCTTTTTCGCACAAGCCGAGAAAGAAACTCCAGCTTTGAAAG GGAAGTTTTTCAGTGACAGGAAAGGAGAAAATTGA
- a CDS encoding P-loop containing nucleoside triphosphate hydrolases superfamily protein (P-loop containing nucleoside triphosphate hydrolases superfamily protein; FUNCTIONS IN: sulfotransferase activity; INVOLVED IN: biological_process unknown; LOCATED IN: cellular_component unknown; EXPRESSED IN: root; CONTAINS InterPro DOMAIN/s: Sulfotransferase domain (InterPro:IPR000863); BEST Arabidopsis thaliana protein match is: P-loop containing nucleoside triphosphate hydrolases superfamily protein (TAIR:AT3G45070.1); Has 1807 Blast hits to 1807 proteins in 277 species: Archae - 0; Bacteria - 0; Metazoa - 736; Fungi - 347; Plants - 385; Viruses - 0; Other Eukaryotes - 339 (source: NCBI BLink).): protein MAGKSDLPVIARDDNLSEETKTLISSLPTYQDSHVKLCKYQGCWYYHNTLQAVINYQRNFQPQDTDIILASFPKSGTTWLKALSVAIVERSKQPFDDDPLTHPLLSDNPHGIVPFFEFDMYLKTSTPDLTKFSTSSPRLFSTHMPLHTFKEGLKGSPCKVVYMCRNIKDVLISDWHFRSKYSNNEVSRSTLESMFESFCGGVSFYGPFWDHALSYWRGSLENPKHVLFMRYEEMKTEPCVQVKRLAEFLGFPFTKEEEDSGSISKLLELCSLGNLSGLEVNKTGKTWMNYDYKSYFRKGEVGDWKNHLTPEMENKIDMIIEEKLKGSDLKF from the coding sequence atggCTGGAAAAAGTGATCTTCCTGTGATCGCGAGAGACGACAACCTaagtgaagaaacaaaaactctgATCTCTTCACTTCCTACATACCAAGATTCTCATGTGAAGCTCTGCAAGTACCAAGGATGTTGGTATTACCACAACACTCTCCAAGCAGTCATCAACTACCAAAGAAACTTCCAGCCGCAAGACACCGACATTATTCTCGCGTCTTTCCCCAAATCCGGTACAACTTGGCTCAAGGCACTCTCAGTCGCAATCGTGGAGAGATCTAAACAGCCTTTTGATGATGATCCCCTCACACATCCTTTGCTATCCGATAATCCTCATGGCATAGTACCGTTCTTTGAGTTCGATATGTATCTCAAAACCTCAACACCGGACTTAACCAAGTTCTCAACATCATCCCCGAGGCTGTTTTCGACTCACATGCCTTTACACACCTTCAAAGAGGGCCTCAAGGGTTCTCCATGCAAGGTTGTGTATATGTGCAGGAACATAAAGGATGTTTTGATATCGGATTGGCATTTCAGGTCCAAGTATAGCAACAATGAAGTATCTAGAAGCACTCTTGAGTCAATGTTCGAGTCATTCTGTGGCGGAGTTAGCTTCTATGGTCCGTTTTGGGACCATGCTCTAAGCTATTGGAGAGGCAGCTTGGAAAACCCCAAGCATGTCCTTTTCATGAGGTACGaggaaatgaaaacagagCCGTGTGTCCAGGTCAAGAGGCTTGCCGAGTTTTTGGGGTTTCCTTTCactaaggaagaagaagatagtggTTCGATTAGCAAACTCTTGGAACTATGCTCTCTTGGTAATCTGAGCGGTTTGGAGGTTAACAAAACCGGAAAAACATGGATGAACTATGACTACAAAAGCTATTTCCGCAAAGGAGAAGTTGGTGACTGGAAGAATCATCTAACTCCCGAAATGGAGAACAAAATCGACATGATCATCGAGGAGAAATTAAAAGGTTCGGACTTGAAGTTCTAG
- a CDS encoding uncharacterized protein (unknown protein; FUNCTIONS IN: molecular_function unknown; INVOLVED IN: biological_process unknown; LOCATED IN: endomembrane system; BEST Arabidopsis thaliana protein match is: unknown protein (TAIR:AT3G03826.1); Has 30201 Blast hits to 17322 proteins in 780 species: Archae - 12; Bacteria - 1396; Metazoa - 17338; Fungi - 3422; Plants - 5037; Viruses - 0; Other Eukaryotes - 2996 (source: NCBI BLink).) has translation MKFAFLICLIVTSVMSIVTVRNVEAKRLLLEEIPQLHHEGSPQVVKLLDDDCMDGCHMKCIPNNRITPCLCLC, from the exons ATGAAGTTTGCTTTCCTTATCTGCCTAATTGTTACATCAg TGATGAGTATCGTTACTGTTCGAAATGTTGAGGCGAAAAGGTTATTACTTGAAGAAATTCCTCAGTTGCATCATGAAGGTTCGCCGCAGGTAGTGAAATTACTGGATGATGACTGCATGGATGGATGTCATATGAAATGTATTCCTAACAACAGAATTACTCCTTGTTTATGTCTATGTTAA
- the ATAUX2-11 gene encoding AUX/IAA transcriptional regulator family protein (AUXIN INDUCIBLE 2-11 (ATAUX2-11); CONTAINS InterPro DOMAIN/s: Aux/IAA-ARF-dimerisation (InterPro:IPR011525), AUX/IAA protein (InterPro:IPR003311); BEST Arabidopsis thaliana protein match is: AUX/IAA transcriptional regulator family protein (TAIR:AT1G04240.1); Has 1807 Blast hits to 1807 proteins in 277 species: Archae - 0; Bacteria - 0; Metazoa - 736; Fungi - 347; Plants - 385; Viruses - 0; Other Eukaryotes - 339 (source: NCBI BLink).), with protein sequence MEKVDVYDELVNLKATELRLGLPGTEETVSCGKSNKRVLPEATEKEIESTGKTETASPPKAQIVGWPPVRSYRKNNVQTKKSESEGQGNYVKVSMDGAPYLRKIDLTMYKQYPELMKSLENMFKFSVGEYFEREGYKGSDFVPTYEDKDGDWMLVGDVPWEMFVSSCKRLRIMKGSEVKGLGCGGL encoded by the exons atggaaaaagtTGATGTTTATGATGAGCTTGTTAACCTAAAGGCAACAGAGCTGAGATTGGGATTACCAGGGACAGAAGAAACTGTTTCTTGTGgaaaaagcaacaaaagagTTTTACCTGAAGCTACTGAGAAAGAGATTGAATCCACTGGAAAAACTGAAACCGCTTCTCCTCCAAA GGCTCAGATTGTTGGATGGCCACCAGTTAGATCTTACAGAAAGAACAATGTTCAGACAAAGAAGAGTGAATCTGAAGGTCAAGGAAACTATGTGAAAGTAAGTATGGATGGTGCTCCATATCTAAGGAAGATAGATCTAACGATGTATAAACAATATCCAGAGTTGATGAAATCACTTGAAAACATGTTTAAATTCTCTGTGGGAGAATATTTTGAGAGAGAAGGATATAAAGGCTCAGACTTTGTACCTACTTATGAAGACAAAGATGGTGATTGGATGCTTGTTGGTGATGTTCCTTGGGA GATGTTTGTTTCGTCTTGTAAGAGGCTAAGGATCATGAAAGGATCTGAAGTTAAAGGTTTAGGTTGTGGTGGTCTTTAA
- a CDS encoding Glycosyl hydrolase family 47 protein (Glycosyl hydrolase family 47 protein; FUNCTIONS IN: mannosyl-oligosaccharide 1,2-alpha-mannosidase activity, alpha-mannosidase activity, calcium ion binding; INVOLVED IN: protein amino acid N-linked glycosylation; LOCATED IN: endomembrane system, membrane; EXPRESSED IN: 21 plant structures; EXPRESSED DURING: 13 growth stages; CONTAINS InterPro DOMAIN/s: Glycoside hydrolase, family 47 (InterPro:IPR001382); BEST Arabidopsis thaliana protein match is: Glycosyl hydrolase family 47 protein (TAIR:AT1G27520.1); Has 1807 Blast hits to 1807 proteins in 277 species: Archae - 0; Bacteria - 0; Metazoa - 736; Fungi - 347; Plants - 385; Viruses - 0; Other Eukaryotes - 339 (source: NCBI BLink).) yields MDSNFKWLLFAILISLTFSGFVLHHGVLAESVKPDEAKQLRDEVRGMFYHAFDGYMNNAFPLDELRPLSCQGEDTLGGYALTLIDSLDTLALLGDRERFTSSVEWIGKNLQFNINKTVSVFETTIRVLGGLLSAHLIASDYATGMRIPSYNNELLVLAENLARRMLPAFDTPTGIPFGSVNLMYGVDKHESKITSTAGGGTLSLEFGVLSRLTNDPVFEQVAKNAVRGLWARRSNLDLVGAHINVFTGEWTQKDAGIGTSIDSFYEYLLKAYILFGDEEYLYIFQEAYRSAMQYLHKDPWYVEVNMDSAAIVWPVFNSLQAFWPGLQVLAGDVDPAIRTHTAFFSVWKRYGFTPEGFNLATLSVQYGQKSYPLRPELIESTYWLYKATRDPRYLDAGRDFVASLQYGAKCPCGYCHITDVELHKQEDHMESFFLAETVKYLWLLFDLAVDSDNLVDNGPYKYIFSTEGHLLPITPQISLAREHCSYFGGYCPSNSTKLEQEVLGEDSSNDDHSNDYPYHESFPVTGLIKGLCPGLTHAQKYGFSYVLPEKTDREDVNQPKPVVTSSSIVLISDQTVEKRPQEEEGFTSQSEPIMTISGGSSNDQTGQELTLLESETDDQRSYSS; encoded by the exons ATGGACTCAAATTTCAAGTGGCTTTTGTTTGCCATCTTGATCTCTCTGACATTTTCGGGTTTTGTTCTTCACCATGGAGTTCTCGCTGAAAGTGTTAAGCCTGATGAAGCTAAACAGCTTAGAGACGAG GTACGTGGGATGTTTTATCATGCCTTTGATGGATATATGAACAATGCGTTTCCACTCGATGAATTGAGACCGTTATCTTGCCAAGGAGAAGATACTCTTGGAGGCTATGCGTTGACTCTG ATTGACTCGTTGGATACATTAGCTTTACTTGGTGACCGAGAGCGCTTCACTTCTTCTGTTGAATGGATTGGTAAAAATCTTCAGTTTAATATA AATAAAACAGTCTCTGTGTTTGAGACAACTATCCGAGTCCTTGGGGGGTTACTATCTGCTCATCTGATTGCAAGTGATTATGCAACG GGCATGAGAATTCCATCTTACAACAATGAATTACTAGTTTTGGCTGAGAATTTGGCACGGAGAATGCTTCCTGCATTTGATACACCGACTG GAATCCCATTTGGATCTGTGAATTTGATGTACGGTGTTGACAAACATGAAAGCAAG ATAACATCAACTGCCGGTGGTGGTACTTTGTCTTTAGAGTTTGGCGTGCTTAGTCGTTTAACAAATGATCCTG ttttcgAACAAGTTGCAAAGAATGCGGTGAGGGGACTATGGGCACGTCGTTCAAATCTCGACTTGGTTGGTGCTCACATCAATGTCTTTACAGGTGAATGGACACAGAAG GATGCTGGTATAGGAACAAGCATTGATTCCTTCTATGAGTATCTACTCAAG GCTTATATACTATTTGGGGATGAGGAATATCtatacatttttcaagaaGCTTATAGATCTGCAATGCAGTACCTTCACAAGGATCCTTG GTATGTAGAAGTCAATATGGATTCCGCAGCTATTGTCTGGCCAGTATTTAACAGCCTTCAAGCTTTCTGGCCAGGACTTCAG GTTTTAGCTGGAGACGTTGATCCAGCAATAAGAACTCACACTGCCTTCTTTAGCGTCTGGAAACGATATGGTTTCACCCCTGAGGGTTTTAATCTTGCTACACTTAGTGTCCAG TATGGGCAAAAGAGTTATCCCTTAAGGCCGGAATTAATCGAGAGTACATACTGGTTGTACAAAGCTACCAGAGATCCCAG GTATCTTGATGCAGGACGTGACTTTGTGGCTAGTTTGCAATACGGGGCAAAATGTCCTTGCGGTTATTGTCACATCACAGATGTAGAACTGCATAAACAAGAAGATCACATGGAGAGCTTCTTCCTCGCAGAAACG gTGAAGTACTTATGGCTACTCTTTGACTTAGCTGTTGACTCGGATAACCTCGTAGACAATGGCCCTTACAA GTACATCTTCAGTACTGAGGGTCATCTCTTACCAATAACACCACAAATATCTCTAGCTCGGGAACATTGCTCTTACTTTGGTGGATACTGTCCAAGCAATTCCACAAAACTAGAACAAGAAGTCCTTGGAGAAGACAGTAGTAACGATGATCACAGTAACGATTATCCTTACCACGAATCTTTTCCAGTTACCGGTTTGATAAAG ggtttatgtCCAGGACTAACACATGCTCAGAAATATGGTTTTTCGTATGTTCTACCGGAGAAGACAGATCGTGAAGATGTTAATCAACCTAAACCGGTAGTTACAAGCAGTTCAATTGTGTTAATCTCGGATCAAACAGTGGAGAAGAGACcacaggaagaagaaggatttaCTTCTCAGTCTGAACCAATAATGACAATCTCTGGTGGTAGTAGCAACGACCAAACAGGTCAAGAGCTAACCTTGTTAGAGTCAGAAACTGATGATCAAAGATCATACTCTTCTTAA